One window of the Candidatus Kaelpia imicola genome contains the following:
- the tsaE gene encoding tRNA (adenosine(37)-N6)-threonylcarbamoyltransferase complex ATPase subunit type 1 TsaE — protein sequence MTISSKKIYTNSEQETFNLGKNMANSISPGVVVGFEGELGAGKTVLVKGILAGLGYEPKNVVSASFVLAQEYKARFPVVHMDLYRLTNKAEIFEIDWDDYISRENVVLVEWAEKTKGVLILDVSVKIVLLSEDRQRLVEVDTDNVKFLKEITF from the coding sequence ATGACCATTTCAAGTAAAAAGATTTATACTAATTCTGAGCAGGAGACTTTTAATTTAGGCAAGAATATGGCGAACTCTATCTCTCCTGGGGTAGTGGTCGGTTTTGAGGGAGAGCTGGGTGCGGGTAAGACCGTTCTTGTAAAAGGTATTCTGGCAGGATTAGGATATGAGCCCAAAAATGTAGTTAGCGCTTCTTTTGTTTTAGCCCAGGAATATAAAGCCAGGTTCCCTGTTGTTCATATGGATCTTTATAGATTGACCAATAAAGCTGAAATATTTGAAATTGATTGGGATGATTACATTTCCAGAGAGAATGTCGTTCTTGTAGAATGGGCGGAAAAAACCAAAGGCGTTTTAATTCTGGATGTTTCGGTAAAGATAGTTCTTCTATCCGAAGATAGGCAGCGGTTAGTAGAGGTTGATACAGATAACGTAAAATTTTTAAAGGAGATAACTTTTTAA
- the tsaB gene encoding tRNA (adenosine(37)-N6)-threonylcarbamoyltransferase complex dimerization subunit type 1 TsaB encodes MFILGIDASSDRLNIGLGKDGELVSSLSLENPRKHTALLYKYINAVLEKRGIAVEDLSCFAAVVGPGSFTGIRIAVTAVKALAYALDKDVVALNSLDLLALNASPFKGDTVASLMDGKRGNIYFSKYKRSGDGFKRVSEYALISAEEAGDRLKDLDIVLGDGVDMLREVYPHIENNLNIPDKESWSIKPEYMISSAFHNWNNGERENIFDLKPVYIYPKECTIRR; translated from the coding sequence ATGTTTATTCTTGGGATAGATGCTTCTTCAGATCGGTTGAATATCGGATTGGGTAAAGATGGCGAGCTGGTCTCCAGCCTATCACTGGAAAATCCTCGTAAGCATACAGCCTTGTTATATAAATATATTAATGCGGTATTAGAGAAGAGAGGGATAGCAGTTGAAGATCTAAGTTGTTTTGCTGCTGTTGTAGGTCCAGGTTCCTTTACTGGAATAAGGATAGCTGTTACAGCAGTTAAGGCTCTTGCTTATGCTTTAGATAAAGACGTGGTGGCTTTAAACTCTTTGGATCTATTAGCCTTGAACGCATCTCCTTTTAAAGGCGATACTGTTGCTTCTTTAATGGACGGCAAGAGAGGCAATATCTATTTTTCTAAGTATAAAAGAAGTGGGGATGGCTTTAAAAGAGTTAGTGAATATGCTCTAATATCTGCAGAAGAAGCTGGAGATAGATTAAAAGATCTGGATATTGTTTTGGGAGATGGAGTTGATATGTTAAGAGAAGTTTATCCTCATATAGAGAATAACTTAAATATTCCAGATAAAGAGAGCTGGTCTATAAAGCCTGAATATATGATAAGTTCAGCTTTTCACAATTGGAATAATGGAGAGAGGGAGAATATATTTGATTTAAAGCCCGTTTATATTTATCCTAAAGAGTGTACGATAAGGAGATAG
- the alr gene encoding alanine racemase — MQIDLRNRISSRCWLEIDLNILRSNLLNLRKFLKSEVGIIAVVKSDAYEHGIKEVVETLADLVDIFAVSSLNKAYEIKECGIDKPILFLSNPLGADDLNFIIEKDIIPVINSIEFLDSFQRRAVQAGIKIPVHIKIDTGMSRLGVGWEESNRLIKALLKASHLDVQGCFTHFAHAEDIDFTRLQAERFQHSRTLLKSHGYNFISHAANSSATLRMPSLWYDFVRPGLILYGVYPDSGVKNRIRITQAMSFKTRLIEIKTVRRGSFIGYCCTYKASLDMKIGIIPVGYNQGIPWSSSNRGSVLLRSKRVPILGRISMDQIIVDLREVEEAQIGDEIVITGKQGTEEIRIEELAELSNTIPYEVLCSLGKAKDRVYL, encoded by the coding sequence ATGCAGATAGACCTAAGAAATAGAATATCCTCCAGATGCTGGTTAGAGATAGATTTAAATATTTTAAGGTCTAATCTCCTAAATTTAAGAAAGTTTTTAAAATCAGAAGTCGGCATTATTGCTGTTGTAAAGAGTGATGCCTATGAGCATGGAATAAAAGAGGTTGTAGAAACCCTGGCAGATCTGGTCGATATCTTTGCAGTCTCCAGCCTTAATAAAGCCTATGAGATTAAAGAATGCGGCATAGATAAACCCATTCTCTTCCTCTCTAATCCTTTAGGGGCTGATGATCTAAATTTTATAATAGAGAAGGATATAATTCCGGTTATAAATAGCATTGAGTTTTTAGATTCTTTTCAAAGAAGAGCCGTACAGGCTGGTATTAAAATTCCGGTACATATCAAAATTGATACTGGTATGTCTAGATTAGGTGTAGGGTGGGAGGAGAGCAATAGACTGATAAAGGCTCTTCTTAAAGCCAGCCATCTTGATGTTCAAGGCTGCTTTACTCATTTTGCACATGCTGAAGATATAGATTTTACGAGGTTGCAGGCAGAGAGATTTCAACATTCAAGAACTCTTCTTAAGTCCCATGGTTATAATTTTATATCTCATGCGGCCAATAGTTCTGCAACTTTACGCATGCCTTCTCTCTGGTATGATTTTGTAAGACCGGGGCTGATTCTTTATGGGGTATACCCTGATTCTGGAGTAAAAAATAGAATTAGGATAACCCAGGCTATGAGCTTTAAAACCCGCCTTATAGAGATAAAGACTGTAAGAAGGGGGAGTTTTATAGGATATTGCTGTACCTATAAAGCTTCTTTGGATATGAAGATAGGCATTATTCCTGTAGGTTATAATCAGGGTATTCCTTGGAGTTCTTCAAATAGAGGTTCAGTTCTTCTGAGGTCCAAAAGAGTGCCTATTTTAGGTAGAATTTCTATGGATCAGATAATCGTTGATTTAAGGGAGGTCGAAGAGGCTCAGATAGGTGATGAGATTGTAATTACAGGAAAACAGGGGACTGAAGAGATAAGAATTGAAGAGCTGGCTGAGTTATCCAATACAATCCCTTATGAAGTTTTATGTAGTTTGGGCAAAGCTAAAGACAGAGTCTATCTTTAA
- the ilvD gene encoding dihydroxy-acid dehydratase, with protein MRSDKIKRGVERVPHRALLYATGVSKTAWRKPFIGMVSSFTDLVPGHVNMRVLERAIEQGVFSGGGVGFYFSVPGICDGVAMGHSGMRYSLPSRELIADMIESTANAHQLDGLVCLTDCDKITPGMLMAVARINIPAIIVTAGPMLAGNYKGKRLSLVRDTFEAIGQYRAGNISRDELTELECRACPGAGSCQGMYTANTMACLTEALGMSLPLCATSPAVSAEAVRIARDSGERVVELVKKDIKPRDIMNNKSFDNAIAVDMALGGSTNTVLHLKAVAHEAGVELSLDRFDQISKKTPNICKLRPAGDYMMEDLHRAGGIPAVLKRLKKLIKNNITTSGHMVHKILDNAEIFDDDIIRSTDRAYSKEGGIAILKGNIAQDGAVVKQSAVSKEMLKFKGKARVFNSEEAANKAILDGKIKKGSVVVIRYEGPKGGPGMREMLAPTSAVYGMGLANDVALITDGRFSGGTRGPCIGHISPEAQEGGAIALIQEGDVIKVDIPKGKLNLLISEKELKERKKRWRSPELKVKEGWLSRYAKLVSSASTGAVFK; from the coding sequence ATGCGTAGTGATAAAATAAAGAGAGGAGTGGAGCGGGTTCCGCATAGGGCGTTGCTCTATGCAACAGGAGTATCTAAGACTGCCTGGAGAAAACCTTTTATAGGGATGGTTTCAAGTTTTACTGATCTTGTGCCGGGACATGTTAATATGCGTGTTTTAGAGCGTGCAATTGAGCAGGGTGTGTTCTCTGGAGGCGGTGTGGGTTTTTATTTTAGTGTACCCGGTATCTGTGATGGTGTTGCAATGGGGCATAGCGGTATGAGGTATTCTTTACCGTCGCGTGAATTGATAGCAGATATGATCGAGAGCACTGCTAATGCTCATCAGCTTGATGGTCTTGTCTGTCTCACTGATTGCGATAAGATTACTCCGGGTATGCTGATGGCTGTTGCCAGAATTAATATACCTGCGATTATTGTTACGGCCGGGCCCATGCTTGCCGGTAATTATAAAGGTAAGAGGCTCTCTTTAGTCCGTGATACTTTTGAAGCCATAGGTCAATATAGAGCAGGTAATATATCAAGAGATGAACTTACTGAATTAGAGTGCCGTGCTTGTCCTGGAGCTGGTTCATGCCAGGGAATGTATACAGCAAATACAATGGCCTGTTTAACGGAGGCATTAGGAATGAGCCTTCCTCTCTGTGCCACCTCTCCGGCTGTGTCTGCTGAGGCGGTAAGAATTGCAAGAGATAGCGGCGAAAGGGTTGTGGAGCTTGTAAAGAAAGATATAAAGCCAAGAGATATAATGAATAATAAATCGTTTGATAATGCTATAGCAGTTGATATGGCTTTGGGTGGTTCGACAAATACTGTCTTACACCTTAAAGCTGTTGCGCATGAAGCAGGAGTAGAATTATCACTGGATAGGTTTGATCAGATAAGCAAGAAGACTCCTAATATTTGTAAGCTCAGGCCGGCTGGAGATTACATGATGGAGGATCTACATAGAGCAGGGGGTATACCGGCTGTTCTTAAGAGGCTTAAAAAATTAATCAAAAACAATATTACTACCTCAGGTCATATGGTTCATAAAATCTTAGATAATGCAGAGATATTTGATGATGATATTATAAGGTCAACAGATAGAGCCTATTCTAAAGAGGGTGGTATTGCGATATTAAAGGGTAATATTGCTCAAGATGGTGCGGTTGTTAAACAGTCGGCGGTATCTAAGGAAATGCTTAAATTCAAAGGTAAGGCCAGGGTTTTTAATTCTGAAGAGGCTGCAAATAAGGCTATTTTAGACGGTAAGATAAAGAAGGGGTCGGTTGTTGTTATAAGATATGAAGGACCTAAGGGCGGTCCCGGTATGCGTGAGATGCTGGCTCCGACTTCAGCCGTATATGGTATGGGTTTAGCTAATGATGTTGCCTTGATAACTGATGGCAGGTTTTCAGGAGGTACCCGTGGGCCCTGTATCGGACATATCTCTCCAGAGGCCCAAGAAGGGGGTGCTATTGCTTTAATTCAGGAGGGAGATGTTATTAAGGTTGATATTCCTAAAGGAAAGTTAAATCTTTTGATCTCCGAGAAAGAGTTAAAAGAGAGAAAAAAGAGATGGCGTAGTCCAGAGTTAAAAGTAAAAGAGGGCTGGCTCTCCCGCTACGCGAAGCTGGTTAGCTCTGCCAGTACAGGGGCTGTTTTTAAATAA
- a CDS encoding RtcB family protein, translating into MITSQIEKIDNYRWRIPRDYQKGMRVPGIVYATEDMFDKAIDSQAFKQVANVAHLPGIVKYSLAMPDIHWGYGFPIGGVAATDPDNGGVISPGGVGYDINCGLRLLRSDIEYKDIEKEVINLVSSIYSSVPAGVGSKGDVRLSRKEERSLLLKGARWTVEKGFGVKEDLTYCEENGQIEGADPDKVSDRAYERGRDQCGTLGSGNHFLEIQVIDEIYDEYSADRLGLKRGAVTVMIHTGSRGFGYQVCDDYLKTMVKAVSKYDISIPDRQLASAPINSREAKDYIGAMRSAANYAWANRQYITYLIRTVFEKVFAQSWDSLGLNLVYDVAHNIAKFEKHIVDGKKKILCVHRKGATRAFGPDHPEIPEKYKDIGQPVIIPGDMGTASYLLLGTESAMRESFGSTCHGAGRVMSRTEAIKKGRNRSISKELKDRGIFVLSRGKKTLIEEMPDAYKDIDQVVDVVVSAGISKKVCRMRPVGVVKG; encoded by the coding sequence ATGATAACTTCTCAGATAGAGAAAATAGATAATTATAGGTGGCGTATACCGAGAGATTATCAGAAAGGTATGAGAGTTCCGGGGATAGTCTACGCCACTGAGGATATGTTTGATAAAGCTATAGACAGTCAGGCCTTTAAGCAGGTTGCCAATGTTGCCCATCTTCCTGGGATAGTTAAATACTCTCTGGCCATGCCCGATATCCACTGGGGTTATGGTTTTCCAATAGGAGGGGTTGCAGCAACCGATCCTGACAATGGCGGTGTTATCTCACCCGGTGGAGTTGGGTATGATATAAACTGCGGCTTAAGGCTTTTACGTTCGGATATAGAGTATAAGGATATTGAAAAAGAGGTTATCAATTTGGTTTCATCTATCTATTCCTCTGTTCCTGCAGGAGTTGGCTCAAAAGGTGATGTCAGATTGTCCAGAAAAGAGGAGAGGAGTCTTTTATTAAAGGGTGCAAGGTGGACTGTTGAGAAAGGATTTGGAGTAAAAGAAGATCTAACATACTGCGAAGAGAATGGTCAGATAGAGGGAGCAGATCCTGATAAAGTAAGCGATAGAGCATATGAGAGAGGTAGAGACCAGTGTGGAACTCTTGGTTCCGGGAATCATTTCTTAGAGATTCAGGTGATAGATGAGATATACGATGAGTATTCTGCTGATAGGTTAGGACTAAAGAGAGGTGCTGTCACAGTAATGATCCATACCGGTTCTCGCGGGTTTGGTTACCAGGTCTGCGATGATTATTTAAAGACCATGGTTAAAGCAGTCAGTAAATACGATATAAGCATTCCAGATAGACAGCTCGCTTCCGCTCCCATTAATTCTAGGGAAGCGAAAGATTATATCGGGGCTATGAGATCTGCTGCTAACTATGCCTGGGCTAATCGGCAATATATTACTTATTTAATAAGGACTGTTTTTGAAAAGGTCTTTGCTCAGAGCTGGGACTCTTTGGGACTCAATTTAGTATATGATGTTGCTCATAATATTGCAAAATTCGAAAAACATATTGTAGATGGAAAGAAGAAAATATTATGTGTTCACAGAAAAGGTGCGACACGTGCATTCGGACCTGATCATCCTGAGATACCGGAAAAATATAAAGATATAGGTCAACCTGTGATTATACCCGGAGATATGGGTACGGCCTCCTATCTTCTGCTTGGAACTGAATCTGCAATGAGAGAGAGTTTTGGTTCAACCTGCCATGGGGCAGGCAGGGTTATGTCCAGAACGGAAGCGATTAAAAAAGGCAGGAATAGATCTATTAGTAAAGAGCTTAAAGATAGAGGAATATTTGTTTTATCTAGAGGCAAGAAGACATTGATTGAAGAGATGCCTGATGCATATAAAGATATAGACCAGGTGGTTGATGTTGTTGTGTCGGCGGGAATATCAAAAAAAGTTTGTAGAATGAGACCGGTTGGTGTTGTTAAAGGGTAG
- the serS gene encoding serine--tRNA ligase encodes MLDPKFIRENSNLIRESLKNRNMDFDISNFLDLDEKRRVFIKEIDDLRSEHNRENKKIPELKKRGENINVKLEELKKLSDKISSKEQDLKDREDKLKVLLLNIPNIPHQSVPVGPDASFNKIVREWGGDKKFDFKPLTHIELAEHLDIIDFSRAAKITGSNFILFKGFGAKLVRVLMNFMLDLHTQKHGYCEVWPPLLVNRDSMISTGQLPKLEEDMYKLNGEDYFLIPTAEVPLTNIHRDEILNEDDLPIYYTAYTPCFRKEAGSYGKDTKGLIRVHQFDKVEMVKFTTPESSWDEHEKLTQDAEEVLQLLGLRYRVVALSTGDLSFAASKCYDLEAWTSGLERWLEVSSCSNFTDFQARRANIKMRRKDGSLTYVHTLNGSGLAFARIIICLLEVYQQKDGSISIPDVLRPYMEK; translated from the coding sequence ATGTTGGATCCAAAATTTATTCGTGAAAATAGTAATTTAATAAGAGAGTCTTTAAAGAATCGTAATATGGATTTCGATATAAGCAATTTTTTAGATTTAGATGAAAAGAGAAGAGTTTTTATAAAAGAGATAGATGATTTAAGGTCTGAGCATAACAGGGAGAACAAGAAGATTCCGGAATTAAAGAAGAGAGGTGAAAATATTAATGTTAAGTTAGAAGAGTTAAAAAAGCTCTCCGATAAAATAAGTTCTAAAGAACAAGATTTAAAAGATAGGGAAGATAAATTAAAAGTTTTACTTCTGAATATTCCTAATATTCCGCATCAATCTGTTCCTGTTGGCCCTGATGCTTCTTTTAATAAAATAGTTAGAGAATGGGGTGGAGACAAGAAGTTTGATTTTAAGCCTCTAACTCATATTGAATTAGCCGAACATTTAGATATTATTGATTTTTCAAGAGCAGCTAAGATAACAGGATCTAATTTTATTCTATTTAAAGGTTTTGGGGCAAAGCTTGTCAGGGTGTTAATGAATTTTATGTTAGATTTACATACTCAAAAGCATGGCTATTGCGAAGTATGGCCTCCATTATTAGTCAATAGGGATAGTATGATTAGCACAGGTCAACTGCCTAAGTTAGAAGAGGATATGTATAAACTGAACGGCGAAGATTACTTCTTAATTCCTACGGCTGAAGTACCTCTAACCAATATTCACAGAGATGAGATTTTGAATGAAGACGACCTGCCTATCTATTATACGGCTTATACTCCCTGCTTTAGAAAAGAGGCAGGCTCTTACGGTAAAGATACTAAAGGTTTAATTAGAGTACATCAGTTTGATAAGGTCGAGATGGTTAAGTTTACTACCCCTGAATCTTCTTGGGATGAACATGAGAAGTTAACTCAAGATGCGGAAGAGGTTTTACAGCTTCTGGGTTTAAGATATAGAGTTGTTGCACTCTCAACAGGTGATCTATCGTTTGCGGCTTCTAAGTGCTATGATTTAGAAGCTTGGACATCGGGATTAGAGAGGTGGCTTGAGGTCTCAAGCTGCTCTAATTTTACTGATTTTCAGGCCAGGCGGGCTAATATAAAAATGAGAAGAAAGGATGGCTCTTTAACTTATGTACATACTCTCAACGGTTCCGGACTTGCTTTCGCCAGGATTATAATATGCCTTCTAGAGGTTTACCAGCAGAAAGACGGTTCTATCTCTATTCCTGATGTTTTACGTCCTTATATGGAAAAATAG
- a CDS encoding sulfide-dependent adenosine diphosphate thiazole synthase has protein sequence MVKFSSISEAKISRAIVKEFNEFLSNYIESDVIIVGGGPSGLMAGKRLAENGFKTLLIEANNYLGGGFWMGGFFMNTVTFRDPSQRILKEIGVPYKEAEAGLFTVDGPHVCSRLIASACDAGLKILNLVRFDDLVLKKNNKVGGVVINWAAVESLPKQVRCIDPIAIESRLVIDSTGHDACVANQLAKLGLLEMKGEKSMWVEKSEDLIVEQTGEVHPGLIVTGMAVASVYGVPRMGPTFGAMLYSGIKGADEAKRILSSSSPNISDREEILS, from the coding sequence ATGGTTAAGTTTAGTAGCATATCTGAGGCAAAAATAAGTCGAGCTATAGTTAAGGAATTCAACGAATTTTTATCTAATTATATAGAGTCTGATGTCATTATAGTTGGCGGTGGTCCATCTGGATTAATGGCTGGCAAGAGGTTGGCTGAAAATGGTTTTAAAACTCTTTTAATAGAGGCTAACAATTATCTTGGAGGAGGATTCTGGATGGGTGGATTCTTCATGAATACTGTCACTTTCCGTGATCCTTCTCAGAGAATTTTAAAAGAGATTGGGGTTCCTTATAAAGAGGCAGAGGCTGGTCTATTTACTGTAGATGGGCCGCATGTTTGTTCACGCTTGATTGCCAGTGCTTGTGACGCTGGATTAAAAATATTAAATCTTGTCAGGTTTGATGATCTTGTATTAAAGAAGAATAACAAAGTTGGCGGTGTAGTTATAAACTGGGCCGCAGTAGAAAGTCTACCCAAGCAAGTACGTTGTATAGACCCTATTGCAATAGAGTCTAGGTTGGTAATAGATTCTACTGGTCATGATGCATGTGTAGCAAATCAATTGGCAAAACTTGGGTTATTAGAGATGAAAGGTGAAAAATCTATGTGGGTTGAGAAATCTGAGGATTTAATTGTTGAGCAGACCGGCGAAGTTCATCCGGGTTTGATTGTTACAGGTATGGCCGTAGCTTCAGTCTATGGTGTCCCCAGAATGGGGCCTACTTTTGGAGCTATGCTTTATTCTGGAATAAAAGGTGCTGATGAGGCTAAAAGAATTTTGAGTTCTTCTAGTCCTAATATATCGGATAGAGAAGAAATACTGAGCTAA
- the hisH gene encoding imidazole glycerol phosphate synthase subunit HisH, whose translation MQYIVVIDYNMGNLHSVSKALERVAEPEGFRVKVSNDRGVISRASAIVFPGVGAFGKGMENLKSFGLADVLKERVKERVPFLGICLGLQLLFTESEEHGSFKGLDILAGEVIGFSKGVKVPHMGWNRVEHIEEEEINKGSGLFRNILDRDYFYFVHSYFVLPDDKDIIIAKVDYGNSIAAAVNKDNIYGVQFHPEKSGDSGIALFSNFVEIVKGG comes from the coding sequence ATGCAATATATTGTTGTAATTGACTATAATATGGGTAATCTACACAGCGTATCTAAGGCTTTAGAGAGAGTTGCTGAACCAGAAGGTTTTAGAGTTAAGGTAAGCAATGATAGGGGGGTTATATCTAGAGCTTCTGCGATTGTCTTTCCGGGTGTAGGTGCTTTTGGAAAAGGAATGGAGAATCTTAAAAGTTTTGGCTTAGCGGATGTTCTAAAAGAGAGAGTTAAAGAAAGAGTGCCTTTTCTTGGAATATGCTTAGGGCTTCAGCTTCTTTTTACAGAGAGCGAAGAGCACGGAAGCTTTAAAGGGCTTGATATTTTAGCTGGAGAGGTTATTGGATTCTCTAAAGGGGTTAAGGTTCCTCATATGGGATGGAATAGAGTGGAGCATATAGAGGAGGAGGAAATAAATAAAGGCTCGGGGTTGTTTAGAAATATTTTAGATAGAGATTATTTTTACTTTGTCCATTCCTATTTTGTCTTACCTGATGATAAAGATATTATTATTGCAAAAGTTGATTATGGAAACAGTATTGCTGCAGCTGTAAATAAAGATAATATCTATGGTGTTCAGTTTCATCCCGAGAAAAGCGGAGATTCCGGAATAGCTCTATTTTCAAACTTTGTTGAAATAGTTAAAGGAGGTTGA
- the hisF gene encoding imidazole glycerol phosphate synthase subunit HisF: MLTKRIIPCLDVKDGRVVKGINFVNLKDAGDPVEQAKVYNSQGADELVFLDIAASFENRGPMLEVITKTAEQVFIPLTVGGGVRSIDDIRELLRAGADKVSINTAAVKDPGLVKESAIEFGSQCVVVAIDAKKEKEGKWEVYTTGGRTSSGLDAIGWAKEIEELGAGEILLTSMDRDGTKDGYDLELTKRVVTAVNIPVIASGGAGSLEHLYQAFNDTDCDAVLAASIFHYGEYTIKEAKKYLEEKGISIRSN; this comes from the coding sequence ATGCTTACGAAGAGAATAATACCCTGTCTTGATGTCAAAGACGGGCGGGTGGTTAAAGGTATCAACTTTGTTAATCTAAAAGACGCTGGAGACCCAGTAGAGCAGGCCAAAGTTTATAATAGTCAAGGTGCAGATGAATTAGTATTTCTTGATATTGCTGCCTCTTTTGAAAATAGAGGTCCTATGCTTGAGGTCATAACAAAAACAGCCGAACAGGTCTTTATCCCTTTGACGGTTGGAGGCGGAGTTAGAAGTATTGATGATATTAGAGAACTTCTTAGAGCCGGAGCCGATAAGGTCTCTATTAATACAGCAGCTGTTAAAGATCCAGGATTAGTTAAGGAGTCAGCCATTGAGTTTGGCAGCCAGTGTGTAGTTGTGGCTATAGATGCTAAAAAAGAGAAAGAGGGTAAATGGGAAGTCTATACCACCGGAGGAAGAACATCGTCTGGGCTGGATGCTATAGGATGGGCGAAGGAGATTGAAGAGTTGGGGGCAGGTGAAATTCTTTTAACCAGCATGGATAGAGACGGGACTAAAGACGGGTATGATTTAGAGTTGACTAAAAGAGTGGTGACTGCGGTTAATATTCCTGTTATTGCCTCAGGAGGTGCTGGTAGTCTTGAACATCTCTATCAGGCGTTTAATGATACAGATTGCGATGCCGTTCTTGCAGCTTCAATATTTCATTATGGTGAATATACAATCAAAGAGGCTAAAAAATATCTCGAAGAGAAGGGGATTTCAATAAGATCTAATTAG
- the lpxB gene encoding lipid-A-disaccharide synthase — MKKIFIVAGEPSGDFHGSLLVNEIKNRDSEIQFYGLGGEKMRSAGVNIYYDLASSAVVGFFDVIKHISFFKKLFHEILTKIKEEQPEAVIFIDYPGFNLKLVKEVKKLNIKTIYYISPQLWAWGEKRVEIIKRYVDKMFVFFEFEKKFYNRFGVEVEFIGHPFLDIIKPKLTEDAFLEKYQLDKNRRRIFLMPGSRENEFKKHISVIKKSIAEISKKYELDTLLLISKHLKKYLDQDINNSFKIITDDTYNAIYHSHLGIVASGTATLEAAIIGNPFLVIYKTSLINYLILKPMIRVKHVGMVNLILKEEAMPELIQYKLRPKNLTKHLEKILLNEDYYFSLKEKLNDFKIKLGDKGAVVKAVSSILNCISN; from the coding sequence ATGAAGAAAATATTTATTGTAGCAGGTGAGCCCTCAGGGGATTTCCACGGCAGCCTCTTAGTTAATGAGATAAAGAATAGAGACTCTGAGATTCAATTCTATGGATTAGGCGGAGAGAAGATGCGCTCTGCTGGAGTAAATATATATTATGACTTAGCATCCAGCGCGGTAGTCGGTTTTTTTGATGTTATTAAGCATATCTCTTTCTTTAAAAAACTATTTCATGAGATATTAACCAAAATCAAAGAGGAGCAACCAGAGGCTGTTATATTCATAGATTACCCAGGGTTCAATCTTAAACTTGTTAAGGAGGTCAAGAAACTCAATATAAAGACAATATATTACATCAGCCCTCAACTCTGGGCCTGGGGAGAAAAGAGAGTAGAAATTATAAAAAGATATGTCGACAAGATGTTTGTATTTTTTGAATTCGAGAAAAAATTCTACAATAGATTCGGAGTTGAAGTTGAGTTTATAGGCCATCCTTTTCTAGATATAATAAAACCCAAATTAACAGAAGACGCATTTTTAGAAAAATATCAATTAGATAAAAATAGAAGAAGAATATTTCTTATGCCAGGTTCAAGAGAGAATGAGTTTAAAAAACATATATCTGTAATAAAAAAATCTATAGCTGAAATTTCAAAGAAATACGAATTAGATACTTTGCTGCTAATTTCAAAACACTTAAAAAAATATTTAGACCAGGATATCAATAATTCTTTCAAAATAATCACGGATGATACCTACAATGCAATATACCACTCCCATTTAGGGATAGTAGCTTCAGGAACCGCAACTCTTGAAGCTGCGATTATAGGTAATCCATTCCTTGTAATATACAAAACATCGCTCATCAACTATCTGATTCTTAAACCAATGATTAGAGTAAAGCATGTTGGAATGGTCAATTTAATATTAAAAGAAGAGGCAATGCCTGAACTTATTCAATACAAGTTAAGACCCAAAAATCTAACAAAACATCTTGAAAAGATATTACTAAACGAAGATTATTATTTTAGCTTAAAAGAAAAACTTAACGACTTCAAGATCAAGTTGGGAGATAAAGGAGCTGTGGTTAAGGCAGTAAGTTCAATATTGAATTGTATCTCTAATTAG